The Ornithodoros turicata isolate Travis chromosome 9, ASM3712646v1, whole genome shotgun sequence genome includes a region encoding these proteins:
- the LOC135369049 gene encoding adenosine receptor A1-like, giving the protein MAEHQSTSFTMSPPNWTDFRNYLNVTVPEHVDIARDVYRHAIPVMLGACLTTMLFNLLILESVHWVRRSLSPTLCFSLSLSVANAYASLVVGVGLIVNSLLPTVYDVEPGLCISLTLEAFRLTGLIASVLHLLALAINHYIGILRPLHYAATVTKRTVGLAIASMWLLPLAFFFIYFCSVPGQGFQSRDCLYDFILCSPFRITLSGLFFFPLVMMTLIYGHIFIVVRRHQRGAGIAVSLPGQLRRSIKAMVTTLLILGTYLLGWVPAVIFYVLTCLDCALPIISLPLDVRLTFGILTNSLVLLKSLADPVIYVVRMPEIQSAFRLMWLSRCGLLQLPRAGSEMTRMQTRMTDTKRSFNGIGSTKSRSKR; this is encoded by the coding sequence ATGGCCGAACACCAATCTACCTCTTTCACGATGTCTCCCCCAAACTGGACAGACTTTCGCAACTACCTCAATGTGACTGTTCCAGAACATGTAGACATTGCACGCGATGTATACCGACACGCCATACCCGTCATGCTCGGCGCCTGTCTCACGACCATGCTTTTCAACCTGCTCATTTTGGAATCTGTGCACTGGGTACGACGATCTCTCTCCCCTACGCTGTGCTTCAGCCTCAGTTTGTCTGTGGCGAACGCGTACGCGTCTCTGGTCGTGGGCGTCGGACTAATCGTAAACAGCCTCCTCCCGACTGTTTACGACGTGGAACCAGGCCTGTGCATCTCCTTAACCCTAGAAGCCTTCCGACTGACCGGGCTCATTGCGTCTGTGTTACACTTGCTCGCGCTAGCTATCAACCATTACATCGGCATACTCCGACCGTTACACTACGCTGCAACCGTCACCAAGCGGACAGTGGGACTAGCGATCGCTTCCATGTGGCTACTCCCACTTGCGTTCTTCTTCATCTACTTCTGCAGCGTACCAGGTCAGGGATTTCAGTCACGAGACTGCCTCTACGACTTCATCCTTTGCAGCCCGTTCCGTATTACGCTCTCCGGATTGTTCTTTTTCCCGTTGGTGATGATGACTTTGATCTATGGCCACATCTTCATTGTTGTCCGTCGACATCAGCGCGGCGCTGGCATCGCAGTGTCCCTCCCGGGTCAGCTTCGTCGCAGCATCAAGGCAATGGTCACGACGCTGCTGATTCTAGGAACGTACCTGCTAGGATGGGTGCCAGCGGTTATCTTTTATGTCCTCACGTGTTTAGACTGTGCACTACCTATTATATCGTTGCCTCTGGATGTGCGCCTGACGTTCGGTATCCTCACCAACTCTTTGGTGCTTCTCAAGTCCCTGGCGGACCCTGTAATCTATGTTGTGCGAATGCCGGAGATCCAGAGCGCTTTTCGTCTTATGTGGTTGTCTCGATGTGGACTGCTGCAGCTGCCCCGTGCGGGAAGCGAAATGACGAGAATGCAGACCCGCATGACGGATACGAAACGCAGCTTCAACGGAATAGGAAGCACGAAATCGCGTAGCAAGAGATAA